GGCGATAAAGAGCAATAGGATGATGCTGAGTAATGCGGTGGTCATTTGTGTTTTAAATTATGGAAAGAGTTTGCAGTAAGCTTTAAACCTTCCCTGGCACTTAAAGGCAAATCTTGTTGAAGCACCTGTTTGATTTTACTATTGTCTGCCACGTAACTTTCTGTAAGTTTTGTTAAACGCTCTGTATTTAAGGGCAGCCTTAAGGTATCGCCTAATTTTGCCAATTTACAAACCAAGCCTTTGGGCAGGAACCACAGTTTAGGCTCTTGCTGTAAAGATGCTGCCAGGATGGAAACTACCGTGGAAGTAGAAAGTGCTTCATCATCAGCAACATTGTAAATCCCGGATGGAATATGGGGATGATTCAAGATCTCCTTAATCACAAAACACAGGTTTTCTACGCTTAAAAATGAGCGCTTGTTGTCAAATGCTGCCAATGGCCATGGAATTCCCTTTTTAACAAATTGATACAGCAGGTTTAGGTTTCCTTTATTACCCGGACCGTGAATCATACAGGGACGTAAAATGTACAGAGATTTTCCTTCTGCTAAGTTTTGCGCAGCGAGGTATGTCTCGGCCTTTAACTTGGATTTGCCGTAAGCTGTCTGCGGCTTAGGCAAGCTATCTTCTTTTAATACACCGGAAAGGGTATCAGCGGCAGCTTTAACGGAACTTAAAAAGATGAATTTTGAAGCT
The nucleotide sequence above comes from Pedobacter sp. MC2016-14. Encoded proteins:
- a CDS encoding NAD-dependent epimerase/dehydratase family protein; this encodes MKIAVTGSTGFVGQNLTLYLKRFGIEIQVISRAELQHPDASLFEGCDALIHLAAKAHDLKRVSNPEEYEAVNYVLTKKLYDAFLFSKASKFIFLSSVKAAADTLSGVLKEDSLPKPQTAYGKSKLKAETYLAAQNLAEGKSLYILRPCMIHGPGNKGNLNLLYQFVKKGIPWPLAAFDNKRSFLSVENLCFVIKEILNHPHIPSGIYNVADDEALSTSTVVSILAASLQQEPKLWFLPKGLVCKLAKLGDTLRLPLNTERLTKLTESYVADNSKIKQVLQQDLPLSAREGLKLTANSFHNLKHK